A portion of the Lolium rigidum isolate FL_2022 chromosome 1, APGP_CSIRO_Lrig_0.1, whole genome shotgun sequence genome contains these proteins:
- the LOC124670509 gene encoding 60S ribosomal protein L39, with protein sequence MPSHKTFRIKQKLAKKQRQNRPIPYWIRMRTDNTIRYNAKRRHWRRTKLGF encoded by the exons ATG CCGTCGCACAAGACCTTCCGGATCAAGCAGAAGCTggccaagaagcagcgccagAACCGCCCCATCCCCTACTGGATCCGCATGCGGACCGACAACACCATCAG GTACAACGCGAAGCGCAGGCACTGGCGCCGCACCAAGCTCGGGTTCTAA